A window of Helicobacter pylori genomic DNA:
TTAGAAAGGAAGAAGAATGAAAATCGCTATTGTAGAAGATGATATTAACATGCGTAAAAGCCTGGAGCTTTTTTTTGAGCTTCAAGATGATTTAGAGATTGTGAGTTTTAAAAACCCTAAAGACGCGCTAGCGAAACTTGATGAAAGCTTTGATTTAGTCATTACAGATATTAACATGCCCCATATGGACGGCTTGGAATTTTTACGCCTTTTAGAAGGCAAGTATGAATCCATTGTGATTACCGGTAATGCAACCTTAAATAAAGCCATTGATTCCATTCGTTTGGGCGTGAAAGACTTTTTCCAAAAACCTTTTAAACCAGAATTGCTGTTAGAATCCATTTATCGCACCAAAAAAGTTTTAGAATTTCAAAAAAAACACCCTTTAGAAAAACCTTTAAAAAAACCACACAAACACAGCTTTTTAGCCACTTCAAAAGCGTTAGAAGAGAGCAAACGGCAAGCCCTAAAAGTCGCAAGCACAGACGCTAATGTCATGCTATTAGGCGAAAGCGGGGTGGGTAAGGAAGTCTTTGCTCATTTTATCCACCAACATTCCCAGCGCTCTAAACACCCTTTTGTTGCAATCAACATGTCCGCTATCCCAGAGCATTTATTAGAAAGCGAGCTTTTTGGGTATCAAAAAGGTGCGTTCACGGACGCCACAGCTCCTAAAATGGGGCTTTTTGAAAGCGCGAATAAAGGCACGATCTTTTTAGATGAAATCGCTGAAATGCCCCTT
This region includes:
- the flgR gene encoding transcriptional activator FlgR — translated: MKIAIVEDDINMRKSLELFFELQDDLEIVSFKNPKDALAKLDESFDLVITDINMPHMDGLEFLRLLEGKYESIVITGNATLNKAIDSIRLGVKDFFQKPFKPELLLESIYRTKKVLEFQKKHPLEKPLKKPHKHSFLATSKALEESKRQALKVASTDANVMLLGESGVGKEVFAHFIHQHSQRSKHPFVAINMSAIPEHLLESELFGYQKGAFTDATAPKMGLFESANKGTIFLDEIAEMPLQLQSKLLRVVQEKEITRLGDNKSVKIDARFISATNANMKEKIASKEFREDLFFRLQIVPITIAPLRERTEEILPIAEIKLKEVCDAYHLGEKSFSKNAAKRLLEYSWHGNVRELLGVVERAAILSEEKEIKEKDLFLER